One stretch of Eupeodes corollae chromosome 2, idEupCoro1.1, whole genome shotgun sequence DNA includes these proteins:
- the LOC129945157 gene encoding probable serine/threonine-protein kinase yakA, which translates to MRIESEQPFSNQSYQTQQSQSQQHQQQQHQQLHQQQKQQHSPGGEQSHLSFTNLPIMVNQSPNNISSTLHSSYGNLPTTGEAVLAQRRLQQQKQQLESFVSQPLRGIIAGGHDARRRVSPSMYIPTSLQQDLHSPHNSYSQSLQFDDSFFRHHQQFSTENGNGGSGSSEVARETNTDSGGNIGGDTYQSLSNQNSVNNCSSSNLGPSSNSGNARGGVGVVVGTNNNNSSSRQTGGAGTGSASCSPLHSPNSPSYKNSN; encoded by the exons ATGCGAATCGAAAGCGAGCAGCCGTTCAGCAATCAATCGTACCAAACGCAGCAGTCGCAGTCTCAACAacaccaacagcagcagcatcaaCAACTGCATCAGCAGCAGAAGCAACAACACTCTCCCGGTGGAGAACAGTCGCATTTGTCCTTTACAAACCTCCCCATAATGGTGAATCAATCGCCCAACAACATATCATCGACGCTACACAGTTCATATGGAAATCTGCCCACAACCGGAGAAGCG GTTCTTGCCCAGCGGCGACTACagcaacaaaagcaacaacttGAATCCTTCGTTTCACAACCACTTCGCGGAATTATCGCTGGTGGACACGACGCAAGGCGCAGAGTGAGTCCCAGTATGTACATCCCGACCAGCCTGCAGCAGGACCTCCACTCACCGCACAATAGTTACTCGCAGTCGCTGCAATTCGACGACTCCTTCTTCCGCCATCACCAGCAGTTCAGCACTGAGAATGGTAATGGAGGTAGCGGCAGCTCGGAGGTCGCCCGTGAAACCAATACGGATAGCGGCGGAAACATCGGCGGTGATACTTATCAGAGCTTGAGCAACCAGAATTCAGTAAACAACTGCAGTAGCAGTAATCTGGGTCCTAGCAGCAATAGTGGCAACGCTCGAGGAGGTGTCGGCGTCGTTGTCGGCACCAACAACAATAATTCATCGTCGCGTCAGACTGGTGGAGCGGGGACGGGTAGTGCCAGTTGTTCGCCCCTACACAGCCCGAATAGTCCCAGTTACAAAAACTCGAACTAA